A region of Paenibacillus thiaminolyticus DNA encodes the following proteins:
- a CDS encoding acyl carrier protein, which produces MHAIDTLARLVSEVKEEPAWELRLTPETNLIDDVGLDSLQLIQFMLKVEEQLKVRIDFERFEYEHLQSVRAFLGFLGKLDTGAERHA; this is translated from the coding sequence ATGCACGCAATCGACACATTGGCTCGCCTCGTCAGTGAGGTGAAGGAGGAGCCGGCCTGGGAGCTGCGGCTGACGCCGGAGACGAATCTGATTGACGATGTCGGGCTCGATTCGCTTCAGCTCATTCAGTTCATGCTGAAGGTGGAGGAGCAGTTGAAGGTGCGGATCGATTTCGAACGGTTCGAGTATGAGCATTTGCAGAGCGTGCGGGCGTTCCTGGGCTTCCTCGGGAAGCTGGATACCGGGGCGGAGCGGCATGCGTAA
- a CDS encoding peptide ligase PGM1-related protein has product MRNSAPEAVRPLLRPVYDEPRIVLGTFDAEAYWRPAHLAKLPAIRAAQGRAVAGCMDELLFPFCGEDGVLITRQPMNAAHAAYLREIGFRFGTVSAGWGGVIGTGGTSGTSEDDRTSENDGTGEHSGTSARGGTDGSGAGDVFQAIASQPDQAQWRRRLQELPWAVYAVTPSAAVLAQRYGIGTRIPAAHIASRVNSKVYSHRLAARLGWNPPGHVAEDADEAMRIGTEQLREAGKLVLKDPYGVSGSGNFAVDSAPLLERLIGYIRDQQRAGKPVQLLLEPWLEKEIDFSCHLQIRPDGAVSLLGVQQMMNRGHNYGGSHAGEPELAERLNASGYFAAMEQLAACLHEEGYFGPVCVDSMLLADGRVHPVVEINARHSLGLLNYSLDTHWERCGQRSFLSCLQLGLPDAWKASPGMSGEMERAEREEGAWSEQAERFAELLARLDRSGLLFTPERREGVVPLSANTLFAPDSGRASGRWYVSLAAGSREASERISRRLREALAAYGFRIY; this is encoded by the coding sequence ATGCGTAATTCGGCGCCGGAGGCAGTGCGGCCGCTGCTGAGGCCGGTCTATGACGAGCCTCGGATCGTACTCGGAACATTCGATGCCGAAGCGTATTGGCGTCCCGCTCATCTGGCGAAGCTGCCTGCGATTCGGGCGGCTCAGGGGCGAGCGGTCGCCGGATGTATGGACGAGCTGCTGTTCCCATTCTGCGGCGAGGACGGTGTGCTGATTACCCGGCAGCCGATGAATGCCGCCCACGCGGCTTATTTGCGGGAGATTGGCTTCCGCTTCGGGACGGTATCGGCAGGCTGGGGCGGAGTGATCGGAACTGGCGGAACCAGCGGAACTAGCGAAGATGACAGAACGAGCGAAAATGATGGAACTGGGGAACATAGCGGAACTAGTGCACGCGGCGGCACTGACGGATCAGGGGCCGGCGATGTCTTCCAGGCCATCGCAAGCCAGCCGGATCAGGCGCAATGGCGCCGCCGCCTGCAGGAATTGCCCTGGGCCGTCTATGCAGTCACCCCGTCTGCCGCCGTGCTGGCCCAGCGCTATGGTATCGGGACTCGGATTCCAGCGGCACACATCGCGTCGCGGGTCAATTCCAAGGTGTATTCGCACCGGCTGGCGGCCCGCTTGGGCTGGAATCCGCCAGGGCATGTGGCCGAGGATGCCGACGAAGCGATGCGCATCGGGACGGAGCAGCTGCGGGAGGCCGGGAAGCTCGTGCTGAAGGATCCGTACGGCGTTTCGGGCAGCGGCAATTTTGCTGTCGATTCTGCGCCGCTTCTGGAACGGCTGATCGGCTATATCCGGGACCAGCAGCGGGCGGGCAAGCCGGTGCAGCTTCTGCTGGAGCCGTGGCTGGAGAAAGAGATTGATTTCTCCTGCCACCTGCAGATTAGGCCGGACGGAGCCGTCTCGCTGCTTGGCGTTCAGCAGATGATGAACCGTGGGCATAATTACGGCGGATCGCACGCGGGCGAGCCCGAATTGGCCGAGCGGCTGAACGCTTCCGGGTACTTCGCAGCGATGGAGCAATTGGCGGCATGTCTGCATGAGGAGGGCTACTTCGGCCCGGTATGCGTCGACTCGATGCTGCTCGCCGACGGCCGCGTCCATCCCGTCGTCGAGATCAACGCGCGGCATTCGCTGGGGCTGCTCAATTACAGCCTCGACACACATTGGGAGCGATGCGGACAGCGAAGCTTCCTGTCCTGCCTCCAGCTTGGGCTGCCGGACGCGTGGAAGGCCTCGCCCGGGATGAGCGGAGAAATGGAGCGGGCCGAACGGGAGGAGGGCGCTTGGAGCGAGCAGGCGGAACGGTTCGCCGAACTGCTGGCCCGGCTTGATCGGAGCGGGCTGCTGTTCACGCCGGAACGGCGGGAAGGCGTCGTTCCGCTGTCCGCCAATACGCTGTTCGCGCCGGACAGCGGGCGGGCGTCCGGACGCTGGTATGTGTCGCTGGCCGCCGGCAGCCGGGAAGCGAGCGAGCGGATAAGCCGCCGGCTCCGCGAGGCGTTGGCGGCGTACGGCTTCCGCATCTATTGA
- a CDS encoding radical SAM protein, with translation MTQPKTSATLTPAEFLSMKQTLHNRSAASRGRKLDRSFAFDLPRDIGIKLNNGCNLRCKHCFEWNPDGYHHEFERQEARREIDFALIERIFEETRPCRSRMYLWGGEPLMYSKFDELCELLASDPRISTICTNAVLVEPKLESLLKLPEGVTLLASLEGFEAENDAIRGRGIFRKVMSAIELLLERKREGEFRGDVSVSLTINDAMVTRLYDFMEFFEKAGVNSVYFVFPWYIPEEVAERMDSYFAEHFGWLEAARQDPEPTRKSWHSFTYHLSPDNIEPLLAEMEKLRSRVWKNRIRFQPALEPDEVRSFVLGTDRPGMGRTECLALSNRMDVLPNGKVNPCKFFPEFTIADLQEGTLKDVFHGDGYQNHRDALACGLTPVCSKCVLLYNNGA, from the coding sequence ATGACACAACCGAAGACAAGCGCCACCCTGACCCCGGCGGAATTCCTTTCCATGAAGCAGACGCTGCACAACCGGAGCGCGGCCAGCCGCGGACGGAAGCTTGACCGCTCCTTCGCCTTCGATCTGCCGCGCGATATCGGGATCAAGCTGAACAACGGCTGCAATCTGCGCTGCAAGCACTGCTTCGAATGGAATCCCGACGGCTACCATCATGAGTTCGAGCGCCAGGAGGCTAGGCGCGAGATCGATTTTGCCCTGATCGAGCGAATTTTCGAGGAGACGAGGCCCTGCCGGTCCCGCATGTATTTATGGGGCGGCGAGCCCTTGATGTATTCCAAGTTCGACGAGCTGTGCGAACTGCTCGCCTCCGATCCGCGCATCTCGACCATTTGCACGAATGCGGTGCTCGTCGAGCCCAAGCTGGAGTCGCTGCTGAAGCTGCCGGAAGGGGTGACGCTTCTCGCCAGCCTGGAAGGCTTCGAGGCGGAGAACGACGCGATCCGCGGACGCGGCATCTTCCGCAAGGTCATGTCTGCGATCGAGCTGCTGTTGGAGCGGAAGCGCGAAGGCGAATTCCGCGGAGATGTGTCGGTCAGCCTGACCATCAATGACGCCATGGTCACCCGGCTGTACGATTTCATGGAATTTTTCGAGAAGGCCGGCGTCAATTCCGTCTACTTCGTCTTCCCTTGGTATATTCCGGAGGAAGTCGCGGAGCGGATGGACTCGTACTTCGCCGAGCATTTCGGCTGGCTTGAGGCGGCACGGCAGGACCCGGAGCCAACCCGCAAGAGCTGGCACTCCTTCACCTACCATCTGTCGCCGGACAACATCGAGCCGCTGCTCGCGGAAATGGAGAAGCTGCGTTCCCGCGTTTGGAAGAACCGCATCCGCTTCCAGCCGGCGCTGGAGCCGGACGAGGTGCGGAGCTTCGTGCTGGGAACGGACCGGCCGGGCATGGGGCGAACCGAGTGCCTGGCCTTGTCGAACCGCATGGACGTACTGCCGAACGGGAAGGTGAATCCATGCAAGTTTTTCCCGGAATTCACGATCGCCGATCTGCAGGAAGGCACCCTGAAGGATGTCTTTCACGGCGACGGCTACCAGAACCATCGCGATGCGCTCGCTTGCGGCTTGACGCCGGTCTGCTCGAAATGCGTGCTGCTGTACAACAACGGCGCCTAA
- a CDS encoding ABC transporter ATP-binding protein, with translation MSAITVRGLSKTFAYYRKQSGLRHSLRHLFRREQLYRHAVDGISFDIAQGEAVGFIGPNGAGKTTTLKMLSGILHPSAGEARVLGYVPWERQREFKRRFAIVMGQKSQLWWDLPANESIYLNKCIYGLGDRDYRMTLDELAAMLDVRHLLGVQVRRLSLGERMKMEIIAALIHRPQLLFLDEPTLGLDFAAQQNVREFLRAYKEEKQATILLTSHYMRDIEQVCGRALVIHGGKIAYDGELARISASFSRRKRMKVRFAADIPPAELRALVQMLAEVRAHHGLMAELEVAADEVKPLARLLLDHDLVEDWTVEEVPVEEAVERLYTAKSEGEGERADGYEAPRHATEG, from the coding sequence ATGAGCGCCATCACGGTGCGGGGATTGAGCAAGACCTTCGCTTACTACCGCAAGCAGAGCGGGCTTCGGCATTCGCTGCGCCATCTGTTCCGCCGTGAGCAGCTGTACCGCCATGCCGTCGACGGCATCAGCTTCGACATTGCCCAGGGCGAAGCCGTCGGCTTCATAGGCCCGAACGGAGCGGGCAAGACGACGACGCTCAAGATGCTGTCCGGCATTCTGCATCCGTCGGCGGGAGAGGCGAGGGTGCTGGGCTATGTGCCTTGGGAGCGACAGCGGGAGTTCAAGCGCCGCTTCGCCATCGTCATGGGCCAGAAAAGCCAGCTCTGGTGGGATCTGCCCGCGAATGAATCCATTTATTTGAACAAATGCATTTATGGGCTCGGCGATCGCGACTACCGGATGACGCTGGATGAACTGGCCGCCATGCTTGACGTGAGGCATCTGCTCGGCGTGCAGGTGCGCCGCCTGTCGCTGGGCGAGCGGATGAAGATGGAGATCATCGCCGCGCTCATTCACCGGCCGCAGCTATTGTTCCTCGATGAGCCGACGCTGGGGCTGGACTTCGCCGCCCAGCAGAATGTGCGGGAATTCCTGCGGGCTTATAAGGAAGAGAAGCAGGCGACGATTCTGCTGACGAGCCACTATATGCGCGATATCGAGCAGGTATGCGGGCGGGCGCTCGTCATTCACGGCGGGAAGATCGCCTATGACGGGGAGCTTGCGCGAATAAGCGCATCCTTCAGCCGCCGCAAGCGGATGAAGGTGCGGTTCGCTGCGGACATTCCGCCGGCCGAGCTGCGGGCGCTCGTGCAGATGCTGGCGGAGGTCCGGGCCCATCACGGCTTGATGGCCGAGTTGGAGGTGGCAGCGGATGAAGTGAAGCCGCTGGCACGTCTGCTGCTTGACCATGATCTGGTCGAGGACTGGACGGTGGAGGAGGTCCCGGTCGAGGAAGCGGTCGAGCGGCTGTATACAGCCAAGTCGGAAGGTGAAGGAGAGCGAGCGGATGGATACGAGGCGCCCCGGCATGCGACGGAAGGATAG
- a CDS encoding ABC transporter permease, whose protein sequence is MDTRRPGMRRKDSGEQRWREGSGTNDQPDDQPDDQPNVRMGEEAGDQPLEKPGSKQGSGGLPGNLLHGRAGFDNGGLPARGTGTADGKQPAAGAGSSWAGRFRLAAGKYGAAFKIGLQASMEYRLQFLIGLVSLIFPIGIQSLIWTAVYRSSADGVLYGYDYSQMILYTLLSGIVTKLVMTQLEHTIAEDIKSGGLNAYLVRPISYFGYRLSAYAGSRVISDTVLLGLVAAVLLIAVRYGHAPLPPVRLALFAAALLLAAAVQFLLSYAICALAFRLAEISYFFVITGLIVQIVSGGIVPLEVFGETVNGWFSLLPFKYTIYFPVNVLTGRIPASESLGGIAIQCGWIVILAGTAHIAWRVGLKRYVGLGG, encoded by the coding sequence ATGGATACGAGGCGCCCCGGCATGCGACGGAAGGATAGCGGCGAACAGCGGTGGCGGGAGGGCAGCGGCACGAATGACCAACCGGATGATCAGCCAGATGATCAACCGAATGTCCGAATGGGTGAGGAGGCGGGTGACCAGCCGCTGGAGAAGCCGGGGAGCAAGCAGGGCAGCGGCGGCCTGCCGGGCAACCTGCTGCATGGCAGGGCCGGATTCGATAACGGCGGCCTGCCTGCGCGCGGAACCGGGACGGCGGACGGCAAGCAGCCCGCAGCCGGGGCGGGCAGCTCCTGGGCCGGCCGCTTCCGGCTCGCTGCCGGCAAGTATGGCGCCGCGTTCAAGATCGGGCTGCAGGCCTCAATGGAATACAGGCTTCAATTCCTGATCGGGCTTGTCAGCTTGATCTTTCCTATCGGCATCCAGTCCCTAATTTGGACGGCCGTCTACCGCTCGTCCGCCGACGGGGTGTTGTACGGGTACGATTACAGCCAGATGATTCTGTACACGCTGCTGTCGGGTATCGTGACGAAGCTCGTCATGACCCAACTGGAGCACACGATTGCGGAAGATATTAAGAGCGGCGGACTGAACGCGTATCTGGTCCGCCCCATCAGCTATTTTGGTTATCGGCTCTCTGCCTATGCCGGGAGCAGGGTCATCTCGGACACTGTGCTGCTCGGCCTCGTGGCCGCCGTGCTGCTCATCGCCGTCCGCTACGGACATGCTCCGCTGCCGCCTGTCCGCCTCGCCCTGTTCGCCGCAGCCCTCCTGCTGGCCGCGGCCGTGCAATTCCTGCTGTCCTACGCGATCTGCGCCTTGGCTTTCCGGCTGGCGGAGATTTCGTATTTTTTCGTCATCACCGGGCTTATCGTGCAGATCGTCAGCGGCGGCATCGTGCCGCTCGAGGTGTTCGGCGAGACGGTGAACGGATGGTTCAGCCTGCTGCCGTTCAAATATACGATTTATTTTCCGGTCAATGTGCTGACCGGCCGAATTCCCGCAAGCGAGTCGCTCGGCGGCATTGCCATCCAATGCGGCTGGATCGTAATTCTGGCCGGGACCGCGCACATCGCATGGCGGGTTGGCCTGAAGCGGTATGTCGGGTTAGGAGGATGA
- a CDS encoding ABC transporter permease, with the protein MGGERRARFRDAWRTGVEYMRLYGVFIRNCLAASMEYRFNFWMGIAVEIAFLCAKALYILIVYQTNLHIGKLTPDHILLFIGTYTMMTGFYMGLFYVNFIRLQQYVRDGTLDLMLTKPISLQFLVSLRYVDIGLPVPNVLAGAAMIAVGWSRAGLPLNAANLVGFAGLLLAALAVTYGLMLLPALLAFRFVQTGAVTEIAHSIWDANNMPLDIFPPWLQRIGIYAIPVFLISNYAPKFVMNELSAGDIAWAAAAPLLLLLLARWCWKRAVSGYSSAGS; encoded by the coding sequence ATGGGGGGAGAGAGACGAGCGCGCTTCCGGGACGCATGGCGCACGGGAGTGGAGTATATGCGCCTGTATGGCGTTTTTATCCGCAACTGCCTGGCAGCCAGCATGGAGTACCGCTTTAATTTCTGGATGGGCATTGCGGTCGAAATTGCTTTTTTATGCGCGAAGGCGCTGTACATTTTGATTGTATACCAGACGAATCTGCATATTGGGAAGCTGACGCCGGATCATATCCTGCTGTTCATCGGCACCTACACGATGATGACGGGATTTTATATGGGCTTGTTCTATGTCAATTTCATCCGGCTGCAGCAATATGTGCGCGACGGGACGCTCGATCTGATGCTGACGAAGCCGATTTCCCTGCAATTTCTCGTCTCGCTTCGCTATGTCGACATCGGCTTGCCGGTGCCGAACGTGCTGGCCGGAGCCGCTATGATCGCCGTCGGCTGGTCCCGCGCCGGGCTGCCGCTGAATGCGGCGAATCTCGTTGGCTTCGCCGGGCTGCTGCTGGCGGCGCTGGCTGTCACCTACGGCCTGATGCTGCTGCCGGCCTTGCTGGCCTTCCGCTTCGTGCAGACCGGGGCGGTGACGGAGATCGCGCATTCGATCTGGGATGCGAACAATATGCCGCTCGATATTTTCCCGCCGTGGCTGCAGCGCATTGGGATTTACGCAATCCCGGTGTTCCTCATCAGCAACTATGCGCCCAAGTTCGTCATGAACGAACTGAGCGCCGGGGATATCGCTTGGGCGGCTGCGGCGCCGCTTCTGCTTCTGTTGCTGGCAAGATGGTGCTGGAAGCGGGCGGTAAGCGGGTACAGCAGCGCGGGCAGCTAG
- a CDS encoding helix-turn-helix domain-containing protein: MSDLLKLVGEQLRMIRSAKGLSQEQVAERTGKEGMSKSRISDIESGKVNVTLKTLESLMHALDIGPAELFHFQKLHGKAGIEEKQMLLDLHKIALMERSIDEVKYVVRTAKDFLETIDAQAAKENKRR, translated from the coding sequence ATGTCAGATTTACTAAAACTTGTTGGCGAACAGCTAAGAATGATTCGATCCGCAAAGGGATTAAGTCAGGAGCAGGTTGCGGAAAGAACAGGTAAAGAAGGAATGAGCAAGTCACGAATTTCGGATATCGAATCCGGAAAAGTCAACGTAACCTTGAAAACATTGGAATCGCTTATGCATGCACTGGATATTGGACCGGCCGAATTGTTTCATTTTCAGAAGCTCCACGGCAAGGCTGGCATCGAAGAGAAGCAAATGCTGCTTGATCTCCATAAAATTGCGCTGATGGAAAGATCGATTGACGAGGTCAAATATGTCGTTCGGACCGCAAAGGACTTTCTTGAAACGATAGATGCCCAAGCTGCCAAAGAAAATAAGAGGCGTTAA
- a CDS encoding MFS transporter gives METWKKNLWILWFGAFIVSSSFSMVVPFLPLFLIQIGVKDHLELWSGILFSSAFLAGAISSPFWGAVGDKYGRKPMIIRAGLALCVIYLLTAFVTSPVQLLILRLLQGLLSGFIPGSIALVGTNTPERKVGYALSMMSTATATGSIMGPMLGGVLARIFDNRIAFGSAGVLCFLATLLIIFWVKEESFVPSKDRVSIVHTFSLAAHNKPLLIVLVLSLCTQFSVMTIEPVLPLYIVELGISDKNASLAAGFVFSLVGVASIIFAPRWGKMADRVGFQRVLMIGLLAGGIGTLAQIPFHNIWWFSFIRFAYGIFFCAVFPALNGLVVRSTDSEFRGRAFSLNQTANQLGGMLGPLVGGAISGVFSIHAVFWVTGILLLSTMGLASWSQRNAKRSSASAEQRM, from the coding sequence ATGGAAACATGGAAGAAAAATCTGTGGATACTGTGGTTCGGGGCATTCATCGTCTCTTCCAGCTTCTCCATGGTCGTTCCTTTTCTGCCGCTCTTCCTGATTCAGATCGGCGTCAAGGATCATCTGGAGCTGTGGTCCGGAATTCTGTTCAGCAGCGCCTTCCTCGCCGGAGCGATCTCTTCTCCGTTCTGGGGAGCCGTCGGGGACAAATACGGACGGAAGCCGATGATTATCCGGGCCGGGCTGGCTCTCTGCGTCATCTATCTGCTGACGGCCTTCGTCACCAGTCCCGTTCAGCTGCTTATTCTGCGGCTGCTGCAGGGGCTGCTGTCGGGATTCATTCCGGGCTCGATCGCTCTGGTCGGCACCAATACGCCGGAGCGCAAGGTCGGGTATGCGCTGTCCATGATGTCCACGGCGACGGCGACGGGCAGCATCATGGGGCCGATGCTGGGCGGCGTGCTGGCGAGAATATTCGACAACCGGATTGCGTTCGGCAGCGCGGGAGTGCTCTGCTTCCTGGCGACACTGCTCATTATTTTCTGGGTTAAGGAAGAATCGTTCGTGCCAAGCAAGGACCGGGTCTCGATCGTGCACACGTTCAGCCTGGCAGCCCACAATAAGCCGCTCCTGATCGTGCTCGTTCTGTCGCTCTGCACCCAGTTCTCCGTCATGACGATCGAGCCGGTGCTGCCGCTGTACATTGTCGAGCTCGGCATCTCCGACAAGAACGCCTCGCTCGCGGCAGGCTTCGTCTTCTCCCTCGTCGGGGTAGCGAGCATCATCTTCGCGCCGCGCTGGGGCAAGATGGCCGATCGGGTCGGGTTCCAGCGCGTCCTGATGATCGGCCTGCTCGCCGGCGGCATCGGAACGCTCGCCCAGATTCCGTTCCACAACATCTGGTGGTTCTCGTTCATCCGGTTCGCCTACGGCATCTTCTTCTGCGCCGTGTTCCCGGCCTTGAACGGCCTCGTCGTCCGCTCGACGGACAGCGAGTTCCGGGGCCGCGCGTTCAGCCTGAATCAGACGGCGAATCAGCTTGGCGGCATGCTCGGCCCGTTGGTCGGCGGCGCGATCAGCGGCGTGTTCTCCATTCATGCCGTCTTCTGGGTGACCGGTATCCTGCTCCTCTCCACGATGGGGCTCGCATCCTGGTCACAGCGCAACGCGAAGCGGAGTTCCGCATCGGCAGAGCAGAGAATGTAA